From a single Micromonospora pallida genomic region:
- the rplJ gene encoding 50S ribosomal protein L10, protein MADKPIRADKATAVAELTEQFRGAGATVLTEYRGLTVAQLTQLRRSLGQETTYTVAKNTLAKRAATDAGITGLDELFSGPTALTFVSGDVVEAAKGLRDFAKANPKLVIKGGVFEGKAISAAEVTKLADLESREVLLAKLAGAMKGNLSKAAALFQAPLSKTARLAAALQDKREKEGAEAA, encoded by the coding sequence ATGGCGGACAAGCCGATTCGGGCCGACAAGGCCACGGCCGTCGCCGAGCTGACCGAGCAGTTCCGGGGCGCCGGCGCCACCGTGCTGACCGAGTACCGCGGCCTGACGGTCGCCCAGCTGACCCAGCTGCGGCGCTCGCTGGGCCAGGAGACCACCTACACGGTCGCCAAGAACACGCTGGCCAAGCGCGCCGCGACGGACGCTGGCATCACCGGCCTCGACGAGCTGTTCTCCGGTCCTACCGCGCTGACTTTCGTTTCGGGCGACGTCGTCGAGGCGGCGAAGGGGCTTCGCGACTTCGCGAAGGCCAACCCGAAGCTCGTCATCAAGGGCGGTGTCTTCGAGGGCAAGGCCATTTCCGCGGCCGAGGTCACGAAGCTCGCCGACCTGGAGTCCCGTGAGGTGCTGCTGGCCAAGCTGGCCGGCGCGATGAAGGGCAACCTGAGCAAGGCCGCGGCCCTGTTCCAGGCCCCGCTGTCGAAGACCGCCCGACTGGCGGCCGCTCTGCAGGACAAGCGCGAGAAGGAGGGCGCCGAGGCGGCCTGA
- the rplL gene encoding 50S ribosomal protein L7/L12, translated as MAKLSTDELLDAFKEMTLIELSEFVKQFEETFEVTAAAPVAIAGAGPVGPAVEAEPEKDEFDVVLESDGGKKIQVIKVVRELTGLGLKEAKDAVEGAPKAILEKVNKETAEKAKAKLEGEGAKVTLK; from the coding sequence ATGGCGAAGCTCAGCACCGACGAGCTGCTCGACGCGTTCAAGGAGATGACGCTGATCGAGCTCTCCGAGTTCGTGAAGCAGTTCGAGGAGACCTTCGAGGTCACCGCCGCGGCCCCGGTCGCCATCGCCGGCGCGGGCCCGGTTGGCCCGGCCGTCGAGGCCGAGCCGGAGAAGGACGAGTTCGACGTCGTCCTCGAGTCGGACGGTGGCAAGAAGATCCAGGTCATCAAGGTCGTGCGTGAGCTGACCGGCCTGGGCCTGAAGGAGGCCAAGGACGCCGTCGAGGGCGCCCCGAAGGCCATCCTGGAGAAGGTCAACAAGGAGACCGCCGAGAAGGCGAAGGCCAAGCTCGAGGGTGAGGGCGCCAAGGTCACCCTCAAGTGA
- a CDS encoding DNA-directed RNA polymerase subunit beta, with protein MAASRPAKTSRTSSAFAPRRVSFGRITEHLEVPNLLAIQNESFDWLVGNEAWQGRSADDPHARSGLAEILDEISPIEDFSGTMSLSFSAPRFDEVKASIEECKEKDLTYCAPLFVTAEFTNNTTGEIKSQTVFMGDFPMMTPKGTFIINGTERVVVSQLVRSPGVYFDKQPDKTSDRDLSSVKVIPSRGAWLEFDIDKRDTVGVRIDRKRRQAVTVLLKAVGWSAEQIRERFGWSELMMTTLEKDHIAGQDEALLDIYRKLRPGEPPTRENAQTLLDNLFFNPKRYDVAKVGRYKFNKKLEVSVPITTGTLTEDDIVATVEYLCRLHAGEEGYEADDIDHFGNRRLRTVGELIQNQVRVGLSRMERVVRERMTTQDVEAITPQTLINIRPVVAAIKEFFGTSQLSQFMDQTNPLAGLTHRRRLSALGPGGLSRERAGFEVRDVHPSHYGRMCPIETPEGPNIGLIGALSTFARVNPFGFIETPYRKVVDGRVTDQIDYLTADEEDRFVKAQANAPLLADGTFAEDRVLVRRKGGETEDVAPSAVDYMDVSPRQMTSVATAMIPFLEHDDANRALMGANMQRQAVPLVKAESPLVGTGMEYRAAVDAGDVVVAEVGGVIEDLCADYITIHQDDGHRRTYLLHKFRRSNAGSCVNQKPVVFEGDRVEAGQVIADGPCTDEGEMALGRNLLVAFMTWEGHNYEDAIILSQRLVQQDVLTSIHIEEHEVDARDTKLGPEEITRDIPNVSEEMLADLDERGIIRIGAEVVPGDILVGKVTPKGETELTPEERLLRAIFGEKAREVRDTSLKVPHGETGTVIGVRTFSREDGDELPPGVNELVRVYVAQKRKIQDGDKLAGRHGNKGVISKILPVEDMPFLEDGTPVDIVLNPLGVPGRMNIGQVLETHLGWVAKTGWKVEGDDEDWKRALRGIEAAEAEADTNVATPVFDGAREEEISGLLAATLPNRDGKQLIGSSGKAQLFDGRSGEPLPDPIAVGYIYILKLNHLVDDKIHARSTGPYSMITQQPLGGKAQFGGQRFGEMECWAMQAYGAAYALQELLTIKSDDVLGRVKVYEAIVKGENIPEPGIPESFKVLLKELQSLCLNVEVLSSDGVALEMRETDDEVFRAAEELGIDLSRRPNEGVSSVDEV; from the coding sequence TTGGCAGCTTCCCGCCCTGCGAAGACCAGTCGTACGTCGAGCGCTTTCGCTCCCCGCCGTGTCTCATTCGGCAGGATCACCGAACATCTCGAGGTCCCCAACCTCCTCGCCATCCAGAACGAGTCCTTCGACTGGCTCGTCGGCAACGAGGCCTGGCAGGGCCGGTCGGCCGACGACCCGCACGCACGCTCGGGTCTCGCGGAGATTCTCGACGAGATCAGTCCCATTGAGGACTTCTCCGGCACCATGTCGCTCTCCTTCTCGGCCCCGCGCTTCGACGAGGTGAAGGCCTCGATCGAGGAGTGCAAGGAGAAGGACCTCACCTACTGCGCGCCGCTCTTCGTGACCGCGGAGTTCACCAACAACACCACCGGCGAGATCAAGAGCCAGACGGTGTTCATGGGTGACTTCCCGATGATGACGCCGAAGGGCACCTTCATCATCAACGGCACCGAGCGGGTGGTGGTCAGCCAGCTCGTCCGCTCGCCGGGCGTCTACTTCGACAAGCAGCCGGACAAGACCTCCGACCGCGACCTCTCCAGCGTCAAGGTCATCCCGAGCCGGGGTGCCTGGCTGGAGTTCGACATCGACAAGCGCGACACCGTGGGTGTCCGGATCGACCGTAAGCGTCGGCAGGCCGTCACCGTCCTGCTCAAGGCGGTCGGTTGGTCGGCCGAGCAGATCCGCGAGCGGTTCGGCTGGTCCGAGCTGATGATGACCACCCTGGAGAAGGACCACATCGCCGGGCAGGACGAGGCGTTGTTGGACATCTACCGGAAGCTGCGCCCTGGCGAGCCGCCGACCCGGGAGAACGCCCAGACCCTGCTCGACAACCTCTTCTTCAACCCGAAGCGGTACGACGTCGCCAAGGTCGGTCGGTACAAGTTCAACAAGAAGCTCGAGGTGAGCGTCCCGATCACCACCGGCACGCTGACCGAGGACGACATCGTCGCCACCGTGGAGTACCTCTGCCGGCTGCACGCCGGTGAGGAGGGCTACGAGGCCGACGACATCGACCACTTCGGCAACCGTCGTCTGCGTACCGTCGGCGAGCTGATCCAGAACCAGGTCCGGGTCGGTCTCTCCCGGATGGAGCGGGTCGTCCGCGAGCGGATGACCACCCAGGACGTCGAGGCGATCACGCCGCAGACCCTGATCAACATCCGCCCGGTGGTGGCGGCGATCAAGGAGTTCTTCGGCACCTCGCAGCTCTCCCAGTTCATGGACCAGACCAACCCGCTGGCGGGCCTGACCCACCGGCGGCGGCTGAGCGCGCTCGGCCCGGGTGGTCTGTCCCGGGAGCGGGCCGGCTTCGAGGTCCGGGACGTGCACCCGTCGCACTACGGCCGGATGTGCCCGATCGAGACGCCGGAAGGCCCGAACATCGGCCTGATCGGCGCGCTCTCCACCTTCGCCCGGGTCAACCCGTTCGGCTTCATCGAGACGCCGTACCGGAAGGTCGTCGACGGTCGGGTCACCGACCAGATCGACTACCTGACCGCGGACGAGGAGGACCGGTTCGTCAAGGCCCAGGCCAACGCGCCGCTGCTGGCCGACGGCACGTTCGCCGAGGACCGCGTCCTGGTCCGCCGTAAGGGCGGCGAGACCGAGGACGTCGCGCCGTCGGCCGTGGACTACATGGACGTCTCGCCGCGGCAGATGACCTCGGTCGCGACCGCGATGATCCCGTTCCTCGAGCACGACGACGCCAACCGGGCCCTGATGGGCGCGAACATGCAGCGTCAGGCCGTGCCGCTGGTCAAGGCGGAGTCGCCGCTGGTCGGCACCGGCATGGAGTACCGTGCCGCGGTCGACGCCGGTGACGTCGTGGTGGCCGAGGTCGGCGGGGTGATCGAGGACCTCTGCGCCGACTACATCACCATCCACCAGGACGACGGCCACCGCCGGACGTACCTGCTGCACAAGTTCCGCCGCTCCAACGCCGGCTCCTGCGTCAACCAGAAGCCGGTGGTCTTCGAGGGCGACCGCGTCGAGGCCGGCCAGGTCATCGCCGACGGTCCGTGCACCGACGAGGGCGAGATGGCGCTCGGGCGCAACCTGCTCGTGGCGTTCATGACCTGGGAGGGCCACAACTACGAGGACGCGATCATCCTGTCGCAGCGCCTCGTGCAGCAGGACGTGCTCACCTCGATCCACATCGAGGAGCACGAGGTCGACGCCCGGGACACCAAGCTCGGCCCGGAGGAGATCACCCGGGACATCCCGAACGTCAGCGAGGAGATGCTCGCCGACCTCGACGAGCGCGGCATCATCCGGATCGGCGCCGAGGTCGTCCCCGGCGACATCCTGGTCGGCAAGGTCACCCCGAAGGGTGAGACCGAGCTGACCCCGGAGGAGCGGCTGCTCCGCGCGATCTTCGGTGAGAAGGCGCGCGAGGTCCGGGACACCTCGCTGAAGGTGCCGCACGGTGAGACCGGCACGGTCATCGGCGTGCGCACCTTCTCCCGCGAGGACGGCGACGAGCTGCCGCCGGGCGTCAACGAGCTGGTCCGGGTCTACGTCGCCCAGAAGCGGAAGATCCAGGACGGTGACAAGCTCGCCGGCCGGCACGGCAACAAGGGCGTCATCTCCAAGATCCTGCCGGTCGAGGACATGCCCTTCCTGGAGGACGGCACCCCGGTCGACATCGTGCTCAACCCGCTCGGCGTGCCGGGCCGGATGAACATCGGCCAGGTCCTGGAGACCCACCTCGGCTGGGTCGCCAAGACCGGCTGGAAGGTCGAGGGTGACGACGAGGACTGGAAGCGCGCGCTGCGCGGGATCGAGGCCGCCGAGGCCGAGGCGGACACCAACGTGGCCACCCCGGTCTTCGACGGTGCCCGCGAGGAGGAGATCTCCGGTCTGCTCGCCGCCACCCTGCCCAACCGGGACGGCAAGCAGCTGATCGGGTCCTCCGGCAAGGCGCAGCTGTTCGACGGTCGTTCCGGCGAGCCGCTGCCGGACCCGATCGCGGTCGGCTACATCTACATCCTCAAGCTGAACCACCTGGTCGACGACAAGATCCACGCGCGGTCGACCGGCCCGTACTCGATGATCACGCAGCAGCCGCTGGGTGGTAAGGCGCAGTTTGGTGGCCAGCGGTTCGGCGAGATGGAGTGCTGGGCCATGCAGGCCTACGGTGCGGCCTACGCGCTCCAGGAGCTGCTGACCATCAAGTCCGACGACGTCCTGGGCCGGGTGAAGGTCTACGAGGCGATCGTCAAGGGCGAGAACATCCCCGAACCGGGCATCCCGGAGTCGTTCAAGGTGTTGCTCAAGGAGCTCCAGTCGCTCTGCCTCAACGTCGAGGTGCTCTCCTCCGACGGTGTGGCGCTGGAGATGCGCGAGACCGACGACGAGGTGTTCCGGGCGGCGGAGGAACTCGGCATCGACCTCTCCCGCCGGCCCAACGAGGGTGTGAGCAGCGTCGACGAAGTCTGA